ATCCAGAGCAGGCACTTGATTCACGCATCCACGCTGACTGCTGTGCATCagcaacaaaggctggaatttccacaccaataccacaactggatgtccactaAGCGAGGAcatgtgaccttttcagatgaatcacattttacggCTCATCAGTCAAATGGTCAGCACCCCGCCTGTCAAGGGTCTATGCCGGAGgaaggagtgttatggtctggggaaggtTTTTGTGACACTCCCTGGGTGATAGCATCATTCTCGAAGAGacactggatcaacacaaatatgcatctgtccttgaggaccatgtgcaccactacatgcagtttgtttttcctctgcacaaAGGCATCTGTCAGCAGGGCAATGAACCAAGTGACACAGCTTGCAAGCACGTGCATAGTTTGAAGAGCTACcacgatgagtttactgtactcttcTGGTCAAAAACTCCCCAGATTCAAACTCTattgagaatctatgggaccacctacCTTCTGAACTTCAATGACTCTTCCTGCATGTCACACAGTGGGCCACACTGCAAGAAGTGGTTACTGTATTCTGCTTTTGAAGGTTGGTCACAATGTGACTGGACACACTATTAAGAACAACTACTAAAAACTGTGATTACATAAGCAGTGTTATTTATACTTACTTTCTACATTATCATCAAACTTCATCCTTTTTGTCTTGCTTGCAGGTAGAATTTTGCATTCTGTTTTGTTTGGTACTCTGCCCCCCATTGAGTAAAATTCTAATCAGTTCTTGCCTTTATTTCTGGTGTAATATAAGAGTGGCAAATGGTCCAGTGTGACTGTGTGTCTGTAGATCATTCTGGGTACAAGATGTTTGGCATGCAGTTCACATTTGAAACTGAATGTAATGACAACACAAAGAAACTAACTGATAAAATCACTTGCTTTACAATCAAATATAAATAACCCAAAATTTACTAATTAGTTTCTATATGAACCAAATTTTGACAAAGTATATGTCTATACCCTGGAAACTTCAAGATGGAATTGATATGTGCTGTAAAACTATTACATTTCCATTTGTGCTGAAAGGAATCCACTTACCGTCAATGTCACAACTAAGAAACTGCAGGTCTTTCAAGGCATCCTTGTATGCCCGTGCAACATCAAGGGTGTTTATACCAACACGTCTTCCTTCTGAAGTTTCACCCTCTTCACTGGTTGATGCTGATTTGTCTAGCAGCCCACAATTCTGAAGCGCTTCTTTAACAGCTTGGCTCATGCGACAAAATTCATTAGCGAAAGTGTGCTCATTGATGGGTTTTttactttctgaaaatatttcatcatCAGAATCTGTTCTCCCCGATAATTGTGGCTCATACATGCCAAGAGACAAATCGTGACCTGCCCAGTCATTAAACAGTGTACAtttcctcccccttcctctctcaaaCTTTTTTAGATTCCCTGCAGTTCCATTCTcagcagtttttttcagttttgacACAATTGATTCTGCTTCCTTCTCTAGCTGGCTGATCAAATCATACATGGAATTAGCCCGGCCAGGTAAATGCCATAAGAGTGGAACCAACTTGGGCTGTGTGGCAATAGTGTTTATAATGTCAACAACACGCTGATAGACTGAAGTATGTTGACAGATATCAAgaaatgatgttacttttaatTTGGATTCCAAAAATGGTAGCAAACTAGAATCAGCCAAGACACTGCACAGCTCTTCAACACCATCAATAGCCCACTTTTCGTCATCTGACGAGACTTCTGATAGTTCAACATTTTCACTCTCACTCAAATTCTCTAAAGGCATTTCAATATCTTCGCATGGTGtttcattattcgcaattgcactTCCAACAGCTGCACTAGAACCTCCAACTTCTGTGCTTGAAGTCTCAAACTTTGCAAATGAGCTAGATGTTGGAAATGAAACACTGTTGTACACTTGGAATGAAGATCTACCTTTCgatatcccacaaactttttcaatcTCACGTAGAATTCCTCTGAGAACTAGTTCAATCTGATGATCCTTTTCCTTTTGAGCTGCAAGGTATGCTTTCACATCCCAACCAGACTGTGTAGATGAACTGTATCCAGTACCACGTGGAAACCACGTCTTTTTGTAATCTTTCTTCTTTCCTGCAACAACTGGAATTTCACTTTCACTAGTACATGGAACTTTTGCAGTCCAACCAGAACTATCAGCAGCCTTTGTATTAGATAATGGAACTTCACTTACAAATGTTAGGCGCATTAAATGATTTTCAATGTCTAAATAAGCTCCCTGAGGGAACCTAAGTCTGTCATTTCGTTTTGTTTTAATATTGAGTCTGCTGTTCTTATCAAGATAGTCCTTGATTTCTTCCAAAACTGATTTCATATCCCGGGCTGGATTCCAGTTGGACAATTTCAGCAGATCCAACGTTGCAACAGAATTTATGGTGGAGCCCACAAGACGAGGTCGTATAACTTTAACAACTGGTGGATAAAATGGATAGAGATCCATTGTAAAATCAAGCTGCAGCTGTATGTACTTATATCCAAAATGCTCCTTAATCTGATTCAAATCTTGAGCCAAAGGGCCTCCAGGAGTGAATGATGACAGATAAACATACCACTGATATATATTGTCATCAACTGGTTCTGCTGCTATGCCACTGCGTTTTGCTGACATCATTATGTTAACCAAATCATTTGTCAGGATTCCTGATGCTGCAGAGCTGCTGAAGACTTGTTCAGGATGATCCttagaagtgttctgaaacatgtcAGGTGCTTTTGGATTATTGTCGACAGCTCTTAAAGATGCTTCTTTTTTTCGCCATCGTTTCTTCTTCTCTTCGATAATGATATCTGCATCATAGCTTTCATCTTCTTCCATaggtatctcttcatcttctgcagagTCATCAGAACTACTGCACATACTACTCTGTTCGTCTTTGAGATACAGTCTAAGTGCCTTGTCCAGCACAGTCTTCAGAGATGGACAGCAGTCAGAATCAACTATATATTCATTAAGAGCAACACACCATGTACCATGGAGTGTTGATCTCTCAATGAAAAAACTGTCTTCATGATTAGGATAGTCCGATGGACAAACCAAGGTAAATGTCCCACTATTACCAACGGAGAATTCTAAGCAGATTTGTCCATCATTAACAATTTGAGAAACAAGTTTTATATGACCACTGTTGGCTTCTGACCAACGAACATATTCTTCGTGTAGTATTTTCTTCATTGTTAACATTTCCTGACGCTCTTCCATTGCTTCTATTTTAACAGACTCTGTAGAAAGGGCAGCCATTTTCCAATCTGGATAAGCTCTGTGCCCTTCGCATTCACCGTCGAAAATCAATCTGAAACAAAGTGTAGAAAAATGTTCTTTAAGTATGGCAGTCTGCTATATGCCAATATCAACATAGACTACAGTATTTACAATGAAAAGTTTAcagtaaaagtttaatttttaaatgTGTTGCCACATATATTAATAGGAAATAGTTGTGCaacaaatgacaatcacaaacaccGTGTCTCTCCAAAATCAAGGCACTGCGTGTCTCTAAAATCAAAGTACGATCAAATGTAAGCAGAAAAAAATCAGCTTACCAGACAGCAGTAAATAGACAAAAATGATAAGGTTGCACAGAGGCTAGATTTTAGCACCAGTGTCTGTTCATCTCACATAACAGAGAAATGGGTAGAAGACAATCAGTTAAGTGTTTAAAAAATCAACAATGAATTCCGAATACAGAAACCATTTGAAAAacaaacatatatataaaaaaagaaagaaacgacaGCCAATGGTAAGACGTAACTGTAACGACAGATCAGAATGAgctgtaaagaaaagaaaactgattatACAAAAAAGAGAAATGATAAATAAAAGTAAAGAATTGGGAGAGCTTAAAGTAGTAGTCTGGAAGAGACAAAAAGGAGGTAAACCAATGGTACCATTCAGAAAATGTTGATGCCAAGGAGTGTACAAGCCACCAACCAAGCATTCTAGAGCAAATTCCCGGATTGGTGCAGGACAAAGGAAACAACTGAGGCAATGAAGCTGCTACTAGATTATGGCTCAAGTGTTTTTGTGCATGCTCTGCCAGAACTTCTGTCAGATATAAATAAGACTCCTCGTCTGTGCCCGTTTGTCCTCAACATTTTACTGATCATGATGTTAACATAAAAAGCTGCAGCAGTAACATGTAAACTGACACTCCAGATGGGAAACCTCACACAGGAAAGATGGAACTAGATTTAGCACTGATAGAAGGGAACAtggaacaaatttagcagtggaTGAAATTTCAAATGAACCATAGGGATTCAAAATGGGTCAAGAAGAGTTGGCTGATTGATTTGGGTGAGGAGCAAGATCAtcaatcccatcggattagggaaggatgaagaaggaaatcgaccatgctctttcaaaggaaccatcccgctatttgcctgaagtgatttagggaaatcatggaaaacctaaatcaggaaggtcgGACactggtttgaaccatcatcctcctaaatgtgagtccagtgcgctaaccacttggCCATGTTGCCTGGTGCCTAGAATAGGTCTGAACAAAATATTGACCAGACAACGAATGCTACTGGGTGTGGGATGAAGAGAATAGCAGGTGGCCTATATTTCATCTCACAATACAATACTACTAAATCATTACCCTTGTAGAGGTTGGCAGGTATAATTCAGGATAGAGCAGTAGTTTCTGACAGGAGGTACAATCATTCAACATTTTTAAGCTAAACCAATAGTTCTTGTGGTATCCTGGTGGTTTTGGAAATCAGGTTGGTGGGGTCgttcagaagaaatgaaaggtgtagaaaataatttatatcttttcatttatttttgctgGTGTGCATTACTGGACAgttaataaaagaaaatcataaaaGAGAGGCACTGCATGGAAAATGAGCACACACAAGAATTTGAACAAAGTAGCTGACCTTATGAATGTGTTCTACAAAACAAATACAGGTCGAGTTGCTATATTTAATTCTTGTTTATCTTTCTACCCACTGCTATATGCCTGAACTACAGTATTGTAATTATCTACATCAATTCCATTGCTTGCTTGTTTTACCTTGGACTTGCCTATATCACACTTAATATTTTCCTTGAAATCAAGTGTTTATATTACTGTAAGAATCTAAAGCTTTCTGTTTGAAAGTCCCACATCACCCCTACTTATTATACTACGAGGTGTGGCAAATAAGTGGATTGGTGCTGCTACCCGCCAACAGCAAATGCATCATGGCAAGTTTGAAGATGGTTGTGTCAGTTGATGCTCCCTGTCCTGGGCTTGAGGGGTCCCAGTTAACATTATTCAGTCTCACTGTAGCAAATGTGTGCTGATATTTTGGTGCTAGTGTCTAGGTGGAAAATGCAAAGAGTTCAGATGGAGCAACACATTAACCTCAATTTTGTTGTGAAACTAGGGAAAACTGCTACAGAATAATTGTAGTTTCTTTACCTATGATTCA
The genomic region above belongs to Schistocerca serialis cubense isolate TAMUIC-IGC-003099 chromosome 6, iqSchSeri2.2, whole genome shotgun sequence and contains:
- the LOC126483764 gene encoding baculoviral IAP repeat-containing protein 6-like; the protein is MAALSTESVKIEAMEERQEMLTMKKILHEEYVRWSEANSGHIKLVSQIVNDGQICLEFSVGNSGTFTLVCPSDYPNHEDSFFIERSTLHGTWCVALNEYIVDSDCCPSLKTVLDKALRLYLKDEQSSMCSSSDDSAEDEEIPMEEDESYDADIIIEEKKKRWRKKEASLRAVDNNPKAPDMFQNTSKDHPEQVFSSSAASGILTNDLVNIMMSAKRSGIAAEPVDDNIYQWYVYLSSFTPGGPLAQDLNQIKEHFGYKYIQLQLDFTMDLYPFYPPVVKVIRPRLVGSTINSVATLDLLKLSNWNPARDMKSVLEEIKDYLDKNSRLNIKTKRNDRLRFPQGAYLDIENHLMRLTFVSEVPLSNTKAADSSGWTAKVPCTSESEIPVVAGKKKDYKKTWFPRGTGYSSSTQSGWDVKAYLAAQKEKDHQIELVLRGILREIEKVCGISKGRSSFQVYNSVSFPTSSSFAKFETSSTEVGGSSAAVGSAIANNETPCEDIEMPLENLSESENVELSEVSSDDEKWAIDGVEELCSVLADSSLLPFLESKLKVTSFLDICQHTSVYQRVVDIINTIATQPKLVPLLWHLPGRANSMYDLISQLEKEAESIVSKLKKTAENGTAGNLKKFERGRGRKCTLFNDWAGHDLSLGMYEPQLSGRTDSDDEIFSESKKPINEHTFANEFCRMSQAVKEALQNCGLLDKSASTSEEGETSEGRRVGINTLDVARAYKDALKDLQFLSCDIDVEGPRAHLFSSQFKKALPPSSQQVMRIAQEVGALSTSLPLDIGSAIFVRTDDARFTMLKALITGPEGTPYSGGCFIFDIFLPMQYPHVPPMVKLCTTGGGTVRFNPNLYACGRVCLSLLGTWHGLQGEAWLPTSTLLQVLVSIQSLILVPEPFFNEPGFESMINTPKGKTESANYNYGLMVNTIKYAMLEQIRHPAHGFEEVIRRHFILKKNRILKELKEYIRKQRSGKEITEAYCLLKKELEKLIRSAKSSE